The following is a genomic window from Trichomycterus rosablanca isolate fTriRos1 chromosome 24, fTriRos1.hap1, whole genome shotgun sequence.
gtgttacctgtgtgtgtgtgtactgcgtgtgtgtgtgtgtgtagtgtgtgtgtactgtgtgtgtgtgttacctgtgtgtgtgtgtactgtgtgtgtgttacctgtgtgtgtgtgtgtgtagtgtgtgtgtactgtgtgtgtgtgttacctgtgtgtgtgtgtactgcgtgtgtgtgtgtgtactgtgtgtgtgttacctgtgtgtgtgttacctgtgtgtgtgtgtgtgtgtagtgtgtgtgtgtgttacctgtgtgtgtgtgtactgcgtgtgtgtgtgtgtgtactgtgtgtgtgttacctgtgtgtgtgtgtgtgtagtgtgtgtgtactgtgtgtgtgtgttacctgtgtgtgtgtgtgtagtgtgtgtgtactgtgtgtgtgtgtgtgtgtgtagtgtgtgtgtactgtgtgtgtgtgttacctgtgtgtgtgtgtgtgtagtgtgtgtgtactgtgtgtgtgttacctgtgtgtgtgtgtgtacagtgtgtgttacctgtgtgtgtgtgtgtgtagtgtgtgtgtactgtgtgtgtgttacctgtgtgtgtgtgtgtgtgtgtgtgtactgtgtgtgtgtacagtgtgtgtgtgttacctgtgtgtgtgtgtagtgtgtgtgtgtactgtgtgtgtgtgtactgtgtgtgtgtgttacctgtgtgtgtgtgtgtgtgtgtgtactgtgtgtgtgtacagtgtgtgtagtgtgtgtgttacctgtgtgtgtgtgtgtgtagtgtgtgtgtactgtgtgtgtgtgttacctgtgtgtgtgtgtgtgtgtgcactgtgtgtgtgtactgtgtgtgtgtacagtgagtgtgtgtagtgtgtgtgtgtacagtgtgtgtgtagtgtgtgtgtgtactgtgtgtgtgtgtgtactgtgtgtgtgtacagtgtgtgtgtagtgtgtgtgtgtactgtgtgtgtgtgtgtattgtgtgtgtgtgttacctgtgtgtgtgtgtgtgtgtactgtgtgtgtgttacctgtgtgtgtgtacagtgtgtgtgtagtgtgtgtgtgtactgtgtgtgtgtgtactgtgtgtgtgtgtgttacctgtgtgtgtgtgtgtgtgtgtgtgtactgtgtgtgtgtgtgtactgtgtgtgtgtacagtgtgtgtgtagtgtgtgtgtgtactgtgtgtgtgtgtactgtgtgtgtgtgtgttacctgtgtgtgtgtgtgttacctgtgtgtgtgtgtgtactgtgtgtgtgtacagtgtgtgtgtagtgtgtgtgtgtactgtgtgtgtgtgtactgtgtgtgtgtgtgttacctgtgtgtgtgtgtgttacctgtgtgtacGCCTGGCTGATCTTGTCGTTGAGTTGCTGCAGTTTCTTCTTTGTCTCTGTTGAGTCCTGCCCCGCCCGGTGACTCCATGGTAACGCCCCGACACACTTCTCACCCTGAGCACAGGGGGGCGCTCCCTCTGCTGGACACAGTTCCCCCTCACACTGGTGCGGTGAGCACGGTGAGACGCGTTTACTCCCACACACCTGCTGAAACACCAGCACACTCTCATAAAACTTACAGTGCTGGGTGTGTGTTGTCACTGATGTCAATGTGTAGCTGTGTGTAGAATCCGTGCCTGTGCAGCTGTAGGTGTGAGGttgtgtagttgtagttgtgtGTAGCTGTGTATTGTCCATGCCTGTACGGCTGTAGGTGTGAGGCTATGTAGTTGtagttgtgtgtttttgtgtgtagttgtgtaggaCCCGTGCCTGTACGGCTGTAGGTGTGAGGTTGGGACGGGTTGCCAGGTCCTGTAGGAGTTTCTGTAGGTTCTTGGTGTTGTTGGGCTGGATGCGGTTCAGGTTTGTCACGGCGGCGTCTCTGACTGAAGCGGATGTGTTGATGATCTGCGGCGCCCCGTTAGCGAGCTTCTCTGCGTCCGCTGATCTGCTGAAGGCGTTTTTAACAGCATCTAAAACTCCTGCAGTAACAAACACAATCAGCTCAGAACATACAGACACAGACTCCAGGATTCAGACCCCGATCCCTGTGACAACACGAcacgtgcaggtaaaaagaagcaactGGCTACCACgaacacatgtgtgtgtgtgtggggggggggggggggggggaccctGACCCCCTCAGTCAGGGTCCcggtttttacattttcatttacattttcagcatttagcagaagcttttatccaaagcgacttacacagtgagcagaacacgatgagcaattgagggttaagggccttgctcagggacccaacagtggcaacttggtggtggcggggcttgaaccggcaaccttctgtttactagtccagtaccttaaccaccaagctatcactggccttaTTTAAACGTACATGCTGCAGAATGAAACGTTCCCGTCATGTGTTGTTTAATAAAGCTGAGATGTCTGGTGAGGTGTGGGTGGTGCAACGGTTCTCACCCAGGTAATTAGAATCGTCGAAGTGAATGGCAGCATTTTTCTTGGCATCATAAACCACATGGAGATCAGAGAGCTGATCCTGCAGTGTGCGCAGCTCCCTCTGCAGGTCTGGAGGAGAAAATGCACCTCGCCTCAGCCCATCAGTGATCTTCATCAGCTGTGACCTGAGAGAGGTAAAAGGATCAGAGTTCCAgtagttacatgcacaaaagaGTCTGATACCAGAGTGTAAACACACAGCAGTAATCTGATCATCAgaacccagtgtgtgtgtgtgttactcaccgCAGTGTACGGGACCGGTTTTCGTGGATGGTGTACAGGTCTCCGTCGTTGGGGAGCTGCAGCAGTGATTGGGTGATTCGGCGGAGTGTGTGTTGCGCCTGTGTGATGCGCTGGAGTGTGCGTGGGTGGGCGGGGTCGCTTGTGCCCGGCATGGTGTTGGAGAGGCGGTTGAGCCAGAGCGTAAGATTCTTCAGCTCACTGTCCAGTGAAAAGAAGCAGGACGGGCAAACGGGGCACTGGGGGTACAGGTCACAGTGGCCTCTACTACACCTATCACACGTCTTACCAACCACGCcctccttacacacacactcacctgtaCGGCTGTCACACCCACCCGGCACGGTGCCCGCCCTGGCACAGGTACAGGCTGGGGGAGAAACGAAGAGAGATTCTGGAATTAAGCTTAGAGTTTATTCATGTGAAcgtgagagtgagagtgagcgGCGTTCTGACCTCTACAGCCGCTCAGCGCGTCTCCGTACGTGTTCTCCGGGCAACCGCTACAGGTCCGACCCCCGAAACCAGGgcgacacacacactgacccgTCAGCTACAGAAATACAGAAGAAAATCATCATCACACCTTCTGCAGCATCTGCGTTAATACTGAGCTAAAATCGGCCTTTCAAGAAGTTTTCTGCTACGTTtcggaacatgactgcagggatttacTTTCATTTAGGCGTATTAGTGAGGTCAAGCGCTGATGTTGTAAGATTCAAATAAGGCCCAGCTCACAGtcggcattccaattcatttgAAAGTGTCGAGGGCAGTGGAGTTACTCCACACACAGGAACCCACGGTGCAAGGGACTCGTGTTCTTGTGGTTCCTCTAGTGCGGTGATGGTGAGTGTTAGACGGGGTCGGAGACGGGGTGGGGGAGGTGTGTACTGGGGTAAGCACTGGGTACCTGATCACATTTGTTGTTGATGGTGTTGGTGATGTCACAGTTGCAGCTCTGGCAGCCTGACGGTGAGTTCCAAAATCCCTCAGCACAGCGGTCACATGACCTTCCCTCCACGCCGGGCTGACAAACACACTGTCCTGTCACGGCATCACAGTCGCCATGAATGGAACCCGCCGCATCGCAGgagcactctacacacacacacacacacacacacacacacacacacacacacacacacacacacgtctaagAGCAGTACCAACCAGATCCCAACATCCCAAAATGCATTGCAACAGTGTAGTGTTGATAATGTGGAAACAACTTACTGGAGCAGCCGAGCGGGTCGGAACCGCTGAGGCCGAAGTATCCAGGTTTACAGCGGTCACAGCGCGGTCCTTCCACATTATCCTTACACCGACACACTCCTGTCACCTCATCACACCCCACTGATCCTGCACTGTCACACTGacatgctacacacacacacacacacacacacacaatcaatatacatacagtgatttgaaaaagttaggacaccccataaaaaacatttgtctttttaaacatagttaaacatatgaacatttgagcttcatttgaacagtactgagagatggagcttatatcattaaacaaaaattttttacaaattactttaaaacacaagttgtaaaatgtaatgaacaacaATGAaagtttattgtgaggaaaaagttaggacacccccacatttattactacttaaaatgtctaaaattagaatccggtgcaccacatcagcttttatcagctgcaatgattagaccatcggcTGAGGACATTGgaattttatttaaacctcagacattagtttggtttgctcttgattgttgaagtgagtggtatcaccatggtgagaactaaagagctctctgaggccttcagaaagaaggtaaTAGATgaatatgagtctgggaagggaatTAAAACGATCTCAAAACAaatagaaatcagccattccactgtccggaaaatcatttacaagtggagaacatttaaaacaactgccaacatggtcaggtcaggccatactagcaagttcagcccaagagcagagcgCAAGATGtataaagaagtctccaataatcctacaatgtcatcaccgGATCTACagctagctcttgccacagttgataggAAGGTTCATGCATCTACCATGAGAAAGAGTTTGATTTTTatgggaggtgtgcaaggaggaaacccttgctgtcaaaataacatcagggcaagactaaagtttaccagagaacacctagacaaagaccaggacttctggaacaatatGCTTTGGACACATGAATCCAAAATTTAaatatttgggcacagtaacagaagacatgttggtacaaaccaaacacagcatttgagcacaagaacctcataccaactgtgaaggatggaggtggaaatgtcatggtttggggctgctttgcagcagcagggcctgacaggctctccattatagaatccacaataaattcttcactgtatcagagggtgcttgaggaaagtgtaagaccatctgtccaaatactgaagctgaagcggaggtggaccatgcaacatgacaacgacccaaaacatttcagtaaatccaccaagaaatggctcaaaagaaagaaatggagagttctggaatgaccaagtcaaagcccggattTTAATCctgttgagatgctgtggggtgatttgaaacggtctgtgcatgcaagaaacccctcaaacctcacacagctaaaGAAATTcttcatggaggagtgggaaaaactttctcccagtcgatgtcagagactggtagatggttacaggaaatgtctaattgagatTATTTCAGTCAAAGGGGGAAATACAAGCTATTAgcgcatagggtgtcctaactttttcctcacaatcaatttccatttttgttcattacattttacaacttgtgtttaaaagtaattttttcagttttatttgtttaatgatataaccTTCATCTCTCAGTAccgttcaaatgaagctcaaatattcatgtttaaatatgttcaaaaagacaaaggttttcatggggtgtcctaactttttcacatgactgtacatgttattatatagtgtatagtcaGTGAGTCACTTAGACATgtagtggtgtgtgtatgtgtgtgtgtgtgtgtgtgagacgtacGTAAACAGGTATCGGATCTCTGCATGTTACTGTAGGGATTTCTGTAGTAGTTAGGAGCGCAAAGTTCACAGTGGATTCCTGCAGTGTTGTGTttacactcctcacacactccgccaGTCTTCCGCCCGCTACGCTCGTACAGCTCAGAATCAAAATAACACCGATCAGCGTGATTATTACACTCAcaccctgcaacacacacacacacacacacacacacagggttagAGTCAGAACTGACATAAAGCACACCATGGTGTTACAGGTGTGTATCGTACGTTGGCAGGTGTGTGAGTCGTCCCTCTCTGCTGGTTGCCATGGTAGATCATTGAACAGGTCTGCACAGCGCTCACAGTTCACTCCCGCCGTGTTGTGCTGACAATCGCACACTCCatttacctacacacacacacacacacacacacacacacacacacacaggtttagtagtgtacagcagtgtgtgtggtgACCTGATAGTGCTGTGTGATGAAGAGCTGAGATGTGAAGGTCTGATGGTGCAGcagtgtgttaagtgtgtggtgtgtgtaactgtgtgtgtgtaactgtgtgtgtttagtgtgtgatgagtgtgtggtgtgtgttaagtgtgtgtgttttgagtgtgtagtgttgtgtgttttataccTGAATGCTGGGCAGGTAATTGGAGGCGGGGCCAGACAGGCAGCGCTGGGCGTGGCCATGGCAGAAGCAGGAGCCGGTCACCTTCACCTCCTTTAGGGCGTAGAAGCGTGATGGGTGTCGGCCGGGTGTGTAAGGCACCTCCCCAAATCGAGTCAGATTTATACGCAGCCCCGTGTAGCCTGACAACTCTGaacatcaatcaatcaatcaatcaatcaaacagTCCAATCAATTCATTAATAAAGCAGTTATTACTGGGGTTACTGGATGGTTCTTACTCTGGATCTTTCGTTCCTGTGGCAGGAGAACGTTGGAGAACTGCAGCAGTGGATGGAAGTTCACCTGATAAACACCAACATCCATCAATAACTCATCAATAACAAACACACAGATCAATACCAAACACTCGGATCAATACCAAACACACAGATCAATACCAAACACTCAGATCAATACCAAACACACAGATCAATACCAAACACTCAGATCAATACCAAACACACAGATCAATACCAAACACTCAGATCAATACCAAACACACAGATCAATACCAAACACAGATCAATACCAAACACACAGATCAATACCAAACACTCAGATCAATACCAAATACACAGATCAATACCAAACACTCAGATCAATACCAAACACAGATCAATACCAAGCTTTAAACCAACACtcagtgaaagtgtgtgtgtgtgtgtgtgtgtgttgttaccCGTTGGTCCTGGTAGGGATTGTTTCTGTTGGAGGGGAGGGTATAGCAGTGAGGGCTGTCGAGGTCATAGGTTGTTGCCGTGGAGACGTGTGGGAAAGTGGACGTACAGTCGGTGGCCATGTAGATGGCAGGACTCCACGTCTGTCCGAAATCTGACGACCTCTCGATTATCAGAGCATCCGGTCTGGGACCCTGCAGGTCATTGGGAGAGTGTGTTCAACTACTGCATGTttacactctgtgtgtgtgtgtgtgtgtgtgtgtgtgagtgtgtgtgtgtgtgtgtgtgtgtgtgtgagtgtgtgtgcacctTAAAGTGTAGTAGCAGAGTGTCCAGGTGAAACAGTTGCTTCAGGTCCAACTCTATAGTGACAGGattcacatctacacacacacacacacacacacacagtcagtaatGATAGAGATGTGTCATGTTTCATaagaactaataataataatttatcctGTAAACATAATCAATAAGATTATAAACTTTCAACAATTAATAAATCCTGTAAGTCAGGAAACTGATTTTATTCAAGAGAATTTATACAGCTGTTGTGGCTACAGCACCAGAGCTTAATCATTAGGAGGGGTGACCATAGTGCTGCACAGGGACagcggccctgaccaggatgagtgTTAATATGTGGAACCTTTTCTGGACTGCCACCATCGCTCGGCTCCGGCAGAACTCAGAACATTCTGGATTGTGTGGGCATCCCGACCCTCCGGGTTCCTGGAGTCACATGGACAACACTTCATTctcccctacacacacacacacacacacatacacacacacacacacacacacacacacacaaacacacacacacacatacacacacaaaatgttgagctTTAAATCATCTTTTACAAAGTCACTctcataaaaatacacaaactgcagcaatgtgcatgtatgagtgtgtatatttatgtgtttgtttgtgtggtgtgtgtgtgtgtgtgtgtatacctgTCCAAAAGGTGTACAGAAGACTTCGATGCCATTCAGGCCACAGGTAGAGGTAGCTTTAAGTTCACCCTCTCTACCCAACAGTATCTCACCCAAAGGGGGGTAACATGCGCCACGCCAACATTCCTGCTGCGCCACACACACTCCTGCTaacactgcaacacacacacacacacacacagtgtaacaCTGGCACAGGAGGGTGAGGTCTCAGGTAGcttgtgtgtgttctgtttatCTTTCCATTTGTTTCATATATTAATACAAACTGAATATCTAAGCTGAACCTTGGactccactcatccactcatcccaGAGAACTCTGAGATGTTTCTGTATAGACTCGATTtatgagtttcaggttgcatttcttgatgcagcggtggactgtgttaagtaacagcGTTTTTCTGATGTTCTCCCATCATATGgttgtatttattacagtatcatgacagtttctcatgcagtgctgtcgaaggtcacgcacattcaacagtggtttctggtcTCACCCTACACGGACATCTTTTCACAaaattatgtacggtagatggtaaaagacctgaATGTGCAATCTTCTGTTGAGCTACTATACATTTgtttaatgtaataaattataataagtatttattattttttacaggtatcAGCGTTTCTTAGTCAGCAATTTTAATAATCTTTATATTTACTGATGTTAAATGTGGCTTTAATGCTTTGCTGCAAccaaatattgtaaaataaaattgtatgAAGTTAAAGTGTTTCCATGTGATGATTACTGATCTAATACTGACACTTTAAATACAGAGGGTGAAATCACAATACAAAATCTAACCATACATGTATATAGATATAAAGATAGAAATAGATAAGGAGAAATATTTAAagaatatatgtatgtatatatatatatatatatagtttaaataacttttaATGAAGTAAATAAAGGGATTTTAGTAACAAAGTTGCTGATTTGCTTGTTTTTAGCGTTTATAATTAAATGGATGATTATTTATGATGCTCTGTACTAGCATGATGCTAACATGATGCTAAGCTTCGTGTCCACATCCAGCCTGAGAGAATCAGCAGCTTCTGTTTAatcctaaatataaataaatataaactctTAAAAGGTTTTTACTCACATGAGTTCTATAGACACACtataatgtgtaaatattaaagaataaagttgtatatggttttaatgtattttactgtCAAATCATTCCAATTTGCACTTCGTTTCTTCTGCATTAAAACAGAATGAAAAGTTTAGAAGATAAAGAAGATAAAGGCTGTTTTAGGGTTTAATGATTGAGGTTGTAAGAATAACAAGAGCTTAATTCTTTCACAAAAATACTTTAATATTCTTAAAAAATAGTTTTCACACCCTGCTGATCCAAACCTCACAAATCTGCTTCCAGTTCTCACTAATATAAACTCACTGTTGTACTGTTGTGTGTTATATTTCTGTTACTCTGCTCAGGCAATATAATTtatgttatattaataataaacaccgACCTGTTATGTGTAGAAAAATCAGCGCCTTCATCCTGAAGAATCCGCTAATAAACACCATGAATCCCGTCTGccttcttattattaatatgaattattattgttaatttactGTGTAAGATTTTAAATCCTCAGCTGCTCTCTTCACAAGATGGATTAAACTCTCTACCTGCTCACTCacctttatttaaacacacctgtgtgtgtgtgtgtgtgtgtgtgtgtgtgtgataaagaCATTTCCGTACAGCACCACACCCGTCATAATAATGAATCaaaacaaacatgcacacacacgttcacacacacacgttcacacacacacacacacacacacacacacacacacacacgtctggaACCCTGATCATCACTAAAGTGTTTTATAGATTCAATGAGATCTGTAATGTGTAATGTATGTTTAATGTATGTGGACCCCTCTCCTAATTTTTTCCTAATAAGCTTTTTAAGACACACCCACTGTTTAGAGGTGTATGTAATCAGTTACATAAGTCAATGATATTGATTAAatggtttggggaaggccctttcagtGATCTGCACAGACTGCATGATAACCTTAGTAAACACTTATGAGATTAATTGTAATAACTAAAGGAAGCCAGCCGCTCTTATATGACATCCATCCTCTTTTGATTCAGTGGCCTTAATTCCCTACAAACACACTCCACAATCTTGTTGTAGAGATAGAGGCTATTAATGCTACCAATGCTCCTGGTTTTGTTATGCAGTTATTTAAAAGCTCATGGTgaagtgtccacatagtttagGTCATGAGGTGTATTTCTGTAGAATAAAGTATTTGGGACCCCTGAATGCTTAAGGCCCATGGTGGACACAGTACTCTGTACATTGGCTgatggtgggtgtgtgtgtgtgtgtgtgtgagagagagagagagagagagatggaatcAGAAATGGAAGGAAAAATAAGATCAGTTCATCTTCAGCCTAAAATCTGGATTTGGGTCCCTGTGCTGATCTCGTGAGCTGCTGGTGTATCTGTGCTCGTTTCTTTATATTCTGTTTactttaataattaatgatgAATTATTAGTTAAAAGTGCAGCAGAGAGCTTCAGTACAACAGAATGATTCAGAGAGGAAGGAAGATCACCattatcaccatcatcatcatcatgttcATCATTGATTCATTTATATTTCTCCAGgctatactgtgtgtgtgtgtgtgtgtgtgtgtgtgtgttttgggtgtgGTGTAACTATAAACTGTACCCTCGGGGTGGTGATTTCACTCTGACTGAGTTCCTGCAGGTTTGAACCAGActcaggtgtgtgtaggtgaagGTGTAGGTGTGGCTCTGACTCAATGTACCAGACTCAGACTAACACACCTAGCCAAGCCAGACTGGTTTCCATGACGATGTGCAGTGTGAGTGTATTTTATCTAAACAGTGCGACGGTCTGGGTTTTATACAGATCATGGGCATTCTTCCActaaaaagtttgtgaacccttggAAACGActatgttttgttgattttcaGAAGTAAAGGGTgtaaataaagtgtgtgtgtggttgaatGTACTTCAGCTCTGGTGTTTGTGTCCATACAGGTACTTTTAAGCACGATGTATTTCTGCTGtagatttgtgtgtatttgggcTGGGAGAAAGAACCATCAGGTAAAGCTTAACGAGGTTTCCTCTAAAACCTGCTCCTCTCTCTGCCCCCTACACAGGACCACACCTTTCACCGGTGAGGCCTCACCACGCCCCgctatcagaatacatttaaaaagattaAATCCACCACatcacaaacactacacatactgaaATGTAATACTTTCATTCAATTTCTCTAATTCAGCAGATATAGTAGTAGATATATACTGCCAATATTTAAACCCTACATttcatatatgtacagtataatattattaataataatatatattaataatattaacaactaCTACATTAACACATTCTTTATTAAACACGTATAACAGTTCTGAATAACGCAACATTCCTGCCACAATGGTACAGAAACTCTAATTAAATGACGGAGGTGAATTCTGAGAGCTTTATTATAATTCTGAGttgatttaaatgtaaaatgttataaatataaacataaagccGTTTATCCATGGTGAACTGGAGGTGATGTTCTCTCGGTTTCCCTCTGGCGGCTCCGTCCTGAATTACATCTGTTGCGCTGTAGTTTTGGCCCGGAAGCGGAAGTGATGTAGAGCGCATGGAGcgcgtgtgtgtgcacatgtgttcattcattaGCAGTGTGGAGCAGAGAGAGCGCGTGCAGGATTTAtgtacaggagtgtgtgtgcAGTAGAGAGTGTAccggagtgagtgagtgtggtcaCACACACTGAGTGTTTATACTGTTAGAGATGCTGCAGGAGGGAGGTTGGCGGATCCCCCCCACAGCGCCCACCTGTATGGAGACACACCTGGAGAGCGCGAGCTACCGTGCAGGTAAATCCGGTCATtcacaatgtgtgtgtatatatatatatatatatatatatatatatatatatatatatatatatatatatatatatatatatatatatataatatatatatgtgtgtgtgtgtgtgtgtgtgtgtgtgtgtgtgtgtgtgtgtgtgtgtgtgtgtgtgtgtgtgtgtgtatatatatatagtgtgtgtgtgtgtgtatatatatatagtgtgtgtgtgtgtgtatatatatatagtgtgtgtgtgtgtgtgtgtgtgtgtgtgtgtgtgtgtgtgtgtgtgtgtgtatatatatatatagtgtgtgtgtgtatatatatatatagtgtgtgtgtgtgtgtatatatatatagtgtgtgtgtgtgtgtatatatatatagtgtgtgtgtgtgtgtgtgtgtgtgtgtgtgtgtgtatgtatatatagtgtgtgtgtgtatatatatatattgtgtgtatatatagtgtgtgtgtgtatatatattgtgtgtatatatagtgtgtgtgtgtgtatatatagtgtgtatatatagtgtgtgtgtgtatatatatattgtgtgtatatatagtgtgtgtgtgtgtatatatatagtgtgtgtgtgtgtgtatatatatagtgtgtgtgtgtgtgtgtatatatagtgtgtgtgtgtgtatatatattgtgtgtgtgtgtgtatatatatagtgtgtgtgtgtgtatatatagtgtgtgtgtgtgtatatatagtgtgtgtgtgtgtgtatatatattgtgtgtgtgtatatagtgtgtgtgtgtgtgtgtgtgtgtgtgtgtgtatatatagtgtgtgtgtgtgtatatatatagtgtgtgtgtgtgtgtgtgtgtgtatatatagt
Proteins encoded in this region:
- the lamb3 gene encoding laminin subunit beta-3 isoform X2 → MVFISGFFRMKALIFLHITVLAGVCVAQQECWRGACYPPLGEILLGREGELKATSTCGLNGIEVFCTPFGQGRMKCCPCDSRNPEGRDAHTIQNVLSSAGAERWWQSRKDVNPVTIELDLKQLFHLDTLLLHFKGPRPDALIIERSSDFGQTWSPAIYMATDCTSTFPHVSTATTYDLDSPHCYTLPSNRNNPYQDQRVNFHPLLQFSNVLLPQERKIQKLSGYTGLRINLTRFGEVPYTPGRHPSRFYALKEVKVTGSCFCHGHAQRCLSGPASNYLPSIQVNGVCDCQHNTAGVNCERCADLFNDLPWQPAERDDSHTCQRCECNNHADRCYFDSELYERSGRKTGGVCEECKHNTAGIHCELCAPNYYRNPYSNMQRSDTCLPCQCDSAGSVGCDEVTGVCRCKDNVEGPRCDRCKPGYFGLSGSDPLGCSKCSCDAAGSIHGDCDAVTGQCVCQPGVEGRSCDRCAEGFWNSPSGCQSCNCDITNTINNKCDQLTGQCVCRPGFGGRTCSGCPENTYGDALSGCRACTCARAGTVPGGCDSRTGECVCKEGVVGKTCDRCSRGHCDLYPQCPVCPSCFFSLDSELKNLTLWLNRLSNTMPGTSDPAHPRTLQRITQAQHTLRRITQSLLQLPNDGDLYTIHENRSRTLRSQLMKITDGLRRGAFSPPDLQRELRTLQDQLSDLHVVYDAKKNAAIHFDDSNYLGVLDAVKNAFSRSADAEKLANGAPQIINTSASVRDAAVTNLNRIQPNNTKNLQKLLQDLATRPNLTPTAVQVCGSKRVSPCSPHQCEGELCPAEGAPPCAQGEKCVGALPWSHRAGQDSTETKKKLQQLNDKISQAYTQIQESQSSTNQVRLSTDELANQMKRSRDDINDELKDVKNFLQKLKDFLSDPSSDPAVVQRVCDGVLGVKLPDTVDALKKKLKEIEGVASSLPDSTAVLKTAESQLDQAHRLLQDAEKARDTALGLQDSTDGVLVSLNEGESALNDMEDKLQRSLDLINNAKQNVAKSGSWYLQRG
- the lamb3 gene encoding laminin subunit beta-3 isoform X1; this translates as MVFISGFFRMKALIFLHITVLAGVCVAQQECWRGACYPPLGEILLGREGELKATSTCGLNGIEVFCTPFGQGRMKCCPCDSRNPEGRDAHTIQNVLSSAGAERWWQSRKDVNPVTIELDLKQLFHLDTLLLHFKGPRPDALIIERSSDFGQTWSPAIYMATDCTSTFPHVSTATTYDLDSPHCYTLPSNRNNPYQDQRVNFHPLLQFSNVLLPQERKIQKLSGYTGLRINLTRFGEVPYTPGRHPSRFYALKEVKVTGSCFCHGHAQRCLSGPASNYLPSIQVNGVCDCQHNTAGVNCERCADLFNDLPWQPAERDDSHTCQRCECNNHADRCYFDSELYERSGRKTGGVCEECKHNTAGIHCELCAPNYYRNPYSNMQRSDTCLPCQCDSAGSVGCDEVTGVCRCKDNVEGPRCDRCKPGYFGLSGSDPLGCSKCSCDAAGSIHGDCDAVTGQCVCQPGVEGRSCDRCAEGFWNSPSGCQSCNCDITNTINNKCDQLTGQCVCRPGFGGRTCSGCPENTYGDALSGCRACTCARAGTVPGGCDSRTGECVCKEGVVGKTCDRCSRGHCDLYPQCPVCPSCFFSLDSELKNLTLWLNRLSNTMPGTSDPAHPRTLQRITQAQHTLRRITQSLLQLPNDGDLYTIHENRSRTLRSQLMKITDGLRRGAFSPPDLQRELRTLQDQLSDLHVVYDAKKNAAIHFDDSNYLGVLDAVKNAFSRSADAEKLANGAPQIINTSASVRDAAVTNLNRIQPNNTKNLQKLLQDLATRPNLTPTAVQVCGSKRVSPCSPHQCEGELCPAEGAPPCAQGEKCVGALPWSHRAGQDSTETKKKLQQLNDKISQAYTQIQESQSSTNQVRLSTDELANQMKRSRDDINDELKDVKNFLQKLKDFLSDPSSDPAVVQRVCDGVLGVKLPDTVDALKKKLKEIEGVASSLPDSTAVLKTAESQLDQAHRLLQDAEKARDTALGLQDSTDGVLVSLNEGESALNDMEDKLQRSLDLINNAKQNVAKVEWQLVPAEGLVKEGSDLVESLRPLLDSLREEELRGRKLAEEAAEQAEGAKHESTAAARDLALLQEQLEKLKQNANLNSLSNTAGNRLHTLQGEATLLIQDTADIMRLLTDKEASLQGARGELMSHAQHLHASEARLRELINNISAKANQLAVCQG